The following are from one region of the Phormidium sp. PBR-2020 genome:
- a CDS encoding type II toxin-antitoxin system HicB family antitoxin: MNNQQLHYTIILERGTSSYGVYVPDLPGCVAVGETKEEALQLIQEAIRFHLEDLQMNGQPIPEPISTSETVSFSMSNMKP, from the coding sequence ATGAATAATCAACAATTACACTACACGATTATCCTCGAAAGGGGAACCTCTAGTTACGGGGTGTATGTGCCAGACTTGCCTGGATGTGTTGCAGTTGGAGAAACGAAAGAAGAAGCCTTGCAATTGATTCAAGAGGCGATCCGATTTCATCTTGAAGATTTACAAATGAATGGTCAACCGATTCCTGAGCCGATCTCAACGAGTGAAACGGTGAGTTTTTCGATGTCTAACATGAAGCCTTGA
- a CDS encoding type II toxin-antitoxin system HicA family toxin → MKVRDIIKILENDGWYQVRTRGSHRQFHHATKSGTVTVSGQLNVDMPPGTLNSVFKQAGLK, encoded by the coding sequence ATGAAAGTAAGAGATATCATCAAAATCCTAGAGAATGATGGATGGTACCAAGTCCGGACACGGGGGAGTCATCGACAATTTCATCATGCCACTAAGTCCGGTACAGTTACCGTCTCGGGACAATTAAACGTTGATATGCCCCCCGGAACCTTAAACAGCGTCTTCAAGCAAGCCGGATTAAAGTAA
- a CDS encoding type II toxin-antitoxin system VapC family toxin: MRLLLDAHTVLWFFMGNSRLSDKVRDLVEDGHNHKLISVATVWEMSIKQSQNKLTLEKTASDYIEEKIRLDDFELLPIQLNHLRILSSLPFYHKDPFDRLLIAQAMQENIPILSKDMAFNAYPIQRIWD, encoded by the coding sequence ATGCGGTTACTCCTTGATGCTCATACGGTCCTGTGGTTTTTTATGGGAAATTCTCGGTTGAGCGACAAGGTGCGTGATTTGGTCGAAGACGGTCATAATCATAAGCTGATTAGTGTTGCTACGGTTTGGGAGATGTCCATCAAACAGAGTCAGAATAAGTTAACCCTGGAAAAAACTGCGTCAGATTACATAGAGGAGAAAATCAGATTAGATGATTTTGAATTGTTGCCAATTCAACTCAACCATTTAAGGATATTGTCATCACTTCCATTTTACCATAAAGACCCATTTGACAGACTTTTAATCGCCCAAGCCATGCAAGAAAACATCCCGATTTTAAGCAAAGATATGGCTTTCAATGCTTATCCAATCCAGAGGATTTGGGACTAG
- a CDS encoding DUF2281 domain-containing protein: MKIIDINQALPQIMELIEMAFAGEEIIISKNNQQTIKITPVLSPQPRPPLFGCDKDRIALRDDFDEPLDDFQDYI; the protein is encoded by the coding sequence ATGAAAATTATTGATATTAACCAAGCCTTACCGCAAATTATGGAACTGATAGAAATGGCTTTTGCCGGAGAAGAAATTATTATTAGTAAAAATAATCAGCAAACCATTAAAATCACTCCAGTTTTATCGCCTCAGCCGCGCCCCCCTTTATTTGGGTGCGATAAAGACCGGATTGCTCTCAGGGATGATTTTGATGAACCATTGGATGATTTTCAGGACTATATTTAA
- a CDS encoding XisI protein, protein MKWKKNSNNYLQLLTEYSTGSLLGGEIESETVFDVKADRYLVVDLGWNGTRRVYNCLIHLEIRSGKIWIQRNQTDCSLTDELLSQGVEREDIILGLQPPELRKYTGLGVS, encoded by the coding sequence CTGAAATGGAAGAAGAACTCAAACAACTATTTGCAACTCTTGACGGAATATTCGACGGGTTCTCTGTTGGGGGGAGAGATTGAATCAGAAACGGTTTTTGATGTCAAAGCGGATCGGTATTTGGTGGTTGATTTAGGATGGAATGGAACCCGAAGGGTTTATAATTGCTTGATTCATCTGGAAATTCGTTCCGGAAAAATCTGGATTCAGCGCAATCAAACCGACTGTTCCTTGACCGATGAGTTGTTAAGTCAGGGTGTCGAGAGGGAAGATATTATTTTGGGGCTACAGCCGCCTGAGTTGCGAAAATATACAGGTTTGGGGGTGAGTTAG
- the purT gene encoding formate-dependent phosphoribosylglycinamide formyltransferase produces the protein MLLGSGELGKEVVIAAQRLGNTVIAVDRYANAPAMQVADIAEVVSMQDGDALERLVKHHQPDYVIPEIEAIRTRKLLDLERQGFRIIPTAAATNYTMNRDRIRELAHTELGVRTPRYDYANDLASLKAISKDLGFPNVVKPVMSSSGKGQSVVRSPEEVAQAWEYAMTGSRGESERVIVEEFIDFEVEITLLTLRQWNGTTLFCPPIGHRQERGDYQESWQPVGLSEAKITQAQEMAKTVTSALGGAGIFGVEFFVTQDEVIFSELSPRPHDTGMVTMVSQNLNEFELHLRAILSLPIPKIEVLSPGASAVILSDRHSDTVFYEGVDEALAEPDVEIRLFGKETARPYRRMGVALAKGDTIEQARQKATQAAAKVRLSYGDQE, from the coding sequence ATGCTGCTCGGTTCCGGTGAACTGGGGAAAGAAGTTGTCATCGCCGCGCAACGGTTGGGAAATACCGTCATTGCTGTCGATCGCTATGCTAACGCTCCCGCCATGCAAGTGGCCGATATCGCCGAGGTGGTGTCGATGCAGGATGGAGATGCGTTGGAACGGTTGGTGAAACATCATCAGCCGGATTATGTCATTCCCGAGATTGAAGCCATCCGCACCCGTAAATTACTCGACTTAGAACGCCAGGGGTTTCGCATCATTCCCACAGCGGCGGCCACGAATTACACCATGAACCGCGATCGCATCCGGGAATTGGCCCATACTGAACTCGGAGTGCGTACCCCTCGCTACGACTACGCCAATGATTTAGCCAGTTTAAAAGCCATTTCCAAAGACTTAGGATTTCCCAACGTCGTCAAACCGGTGATGTCCTCCTCGGGGAAAGGCCAATCGGTGGTTCGCTCTCCCGAGGAAGTGGCCCAGGCCTGGGAGTACGCCATGACGGGATCTCGTGGTGAGAGTGAGCGGGTGATTGTCGAGGAGTTTATTGACTTTGAAGTCGAAATTACCCTCCTAACCCTGCGACAGTGGAATGGAACCACCCTCTTTTGTCCCCCCATTGGTCATCGTCAAGAACGAGGGGATTATCAGGAATCCTGGCAGCCGGTGGGATTGTCGGAAGCGAAAATCACCCAGGCCCAGGAAATGGCGAAAACCGTCACCTCGGCGTTAGGGGGTGCGGGAATTTTTGGGGTTGAGTTTTTTGTGACTCAGGATGAGGTGATTTTCTCTGAGTTGTCCCCCCGTCCCCATGATACGGGGATGGTGACGATGGTCTCTCAGAACCTCAATGAGTTTGAGTTACATTTGCGGGCCATTTTAAGCCTACCCATTCCCAAAATTGAGGTCTTGTCGCCGGGAGCGAGTGCGGTGATTTTGAGCGATCGCCATTCGGATACAGTGTTTTATGAAGGGGTGGATGAAGCTCTCGCAGAACCCGATGTGGAGATTCGCCTCTTTGGTAAGGAAACTGCTCGTCCCTATCGTCGCATGGGGGTGGCCCTGGCCAAAGGGGACACCATTGAACAGGCTCGTCAGAAAGCAACCCAAGCCGCTGCTAAAGTCCGCTTGAGTTATGGAGACCAGGAATAA